A genomic region of Miscanthus floridulus cultivar M001 chromosome 3, ASM1932011v1, whole genome shotgun sequence contains the following coding sequences:
- the LOC136547277 gene encoding uncharacterized protein: MPHRHHDAAGGDEAPSPRPAAAGCYAFLTRSHRAGAYRRLDSAPALEAEAAAVRVEVGTATKGRAKRTVFHVDPAVLEAGPVRRLLAAAGRRAPGGGVAVDVDALLFEHLLWLATKARDGVGGEEDSVAAADDLSEIVEFYSQDDDEEEDHDDHGLSL; this comes from the coding sequence ATGCCCCACCGCCATCATGACGCCGCTGGCGGCGACGAGGCCCCGTCCCCGCGGCCCGCGGCGGCCGGCTGCTACGCGTTCCTGACGCGCTCCCACCGCGCGGGCGCCTACCGCCGCCTCGACTCCGCGCCGGCGCTCGAGGCCGAGGCCGCGGCAGTGAGGGTGGAGGTCGGGACGGCGACGAAGGGGAGGGCGAAGAGGACCGTTTTCCACGTCGACCCCGCCGTGCTGGAGGCTGGGCCGGTGCGCCGGCTGCTGGCGGCCGCGGGGCGGCGGGCCCCCGGCGGAGGCGTCGCCGTCGACGTCGACGCCTTGCTGTTCGAGCACCTGCTGTGGCTGGCCACCAAGGCCCGCGACGGGGTGGGCGGCGAGGAGGACTCCGTCGCTGCCGCTGATGACCTTTCCGAGATCGTCGAGTTCTACTCgcaggacgacgacgaggaggaggaccacGACGACCACGGGTTAAGCTTGTAA